In the Commensalibacter nepenthis genome, TGACCATGTTATGAGGATTTCGTGAACCTGTTGACTTAGCAACAACGTCATTAATCCCAAGACTTTCAAAAACAGCACGCATTGGACCACCAGCAATAATACCAGTTCCTGCTTCTGCTGATCTTAAAATCACTTTACCAGCTCCAAAACAGCCTTGAACATCATGATGCAATGTTCTGCCTTCTTTCATTGGAACACGGATCATTGATTTCTTAGCTTGTTCTGTAGCTTTACGGATTGCCTCAGGAACTTCTCTGGCCTTACCAGAGCCATACCCAACACGACCACGTTGATCACCAACAACAACCAATGCTGCAAATGCAAAACGGCGACCGCCTTTTACAACTTTAGCAACACGATTGATCGTTACAAGCTTGTCAACCAAATCATCATTTTCACGTTCACGTCCTGCGCGACCGCCTTCTTTAACTTCACGTGCCATTCGCGACCTCCTTTAGAACGCAAGTCCGCCCTCACGGGCAGCCTCAGCCAGCGCTTTAACGCGCCCATGATAAATATAGGAGCCACGATCAAACACGACCTGTTCCAACCCAGCAGCTTTTGCACGTTCAGCAATTAACTTGCCAACTGTGCGAGCAGCATCAATATCAGCTCCAGTTTTCAATTGTCCTTTTAATGCTACATCTAAACTAGAAGCAGCAGCCAAGGTTTTACCAGCTACATCGTCAATAACCTGAGCATAAATATTTTTGCTAGAACGGAATACTGAAAGACGCGGACGTCCATTTCCTTTCTGACGAAGCTGATAACGCAACCGTCTACGCCGGCGCGTTTGTAATTCACGTTGCGTACCCATTATTTCTTCTTGCCTTCTTTACGACGTATGACTTCATTATCATAACGAACACCTTTGCCTTTATAAGGTTCAGGCTTTCTAAAATTACGAATGTCCAAAGCAACTTGACCAACACGTTGCTTATCGTTTCCTTCAACAGTAACAGCTGTGGGACGAGGCGTTGTAATTTTTATATCAGCAGGAATCGGATAAACAATATCGTGTGAATAGCCAAGATTCATAACCAAGTTTGAACCTTGAACAGACGCACGGAAACCTGTTCCTGTTATTTCTAAAGTTTTACTATATCCTTCAGAAACACCATGAACCATATTTGCAACCAATGCTCTTGTTGTTCCCCACATTGCTCTCGCTGCGATTGCTTTACTTTTTGGGCTAACGACAACTTGATTGTCTTCAATTTTGGTTTCAACATGTTCAGAAACAGGAATAGAGAGCTCTCCTCTTTTTCCTTTAATTGTCATGTTACCATTTACTAAAGTAACTTGTACCCCTTGTGGAATCTGTACGGGGTTTTTGCCTACGCGTGACATTTAATTCCCCTTAGAATACACGACAAAGAACTTCGCCACCAACATTAGCAGCGCGCGCTTCAACATCAGATAAAACACCACAAGGTGTTGAAAGAATAGATACACCAAGACCTGCATAAACACGTGGTAGTTCTTTGATCTTTGAATATACGCGACGACCAGGCTTAGAAACTCTTTGAATTTCTTTAATAACAGGTTCGCCATCAGAATATTTTAATTCAATACGAAGCTGGCAAACACCTTTACGCAACTCTTCTTTTTTATAGCCGCGAATATAACCTTCACGTTTTAACGCTTCTAAAACATTCGATCTTAAGTTAGAAGCAGGGGCTACACAAAATGTATGACGAGCAGATTGCGCATTACGAATACGGGTGAGCATATCACCTAATGGATCAGATAATGACATCTACAGCCCCTTACCAACTTGACTTAACCATACCGGGAATCTGCCCAGTAGATGCTAGTTCACGCAATGCAATACGGCATAGCTCGAATTTACGATAATTACCACGAGAACGTCCTGTCAATTTACAACGCAAACGTACTCTCACGCGAGATCCATTACGAGGCAATTGTGCCAATTTCAAAGAAGCATCAAAACGATCTTCAACAGGCAACGCTCTATCCATTACAATATTTTTCAATGCAATACGTTTTTCTTTATCACGTGCAGACATACTAGCACGCTTCGCATTGCGGTAGATGGCGGAAGTTTTTGCCATGTTTTATTTTACCCTCCGGAACTTGTCGAAAAAATCGACCGTTTTCCAAAAATAAACAGATTTGCAAGGTAACATAAAATTACCTTGCAGCGAAAAGAAACAATCTTACCCAACGAAAGGTAAGGAAAATGCTTTTAATAAAGCTTTTGCTTCTTCGTTTGTTTTAGCAGAAGTTACAAAAATGATATCCATACCACGAACATCGTCTACTTTATCATAAACGATTTCAGGAAATACGATTTGTTCCTTCAAACCCATTGCAAAGTTACCATTGCCATCAAAGCCTTTGTTCGCAGGTAGACCTCTAAAGTCACGCACACGAGGCAAAGCAATTGTTACCAAGCGGTCTAAAAACTCATACATACGACGACTGCGCAATGTAACTTTACAACCAATTGGCAAGCCAGCACGTATTTTGAAACCAGCAATAGCTTTCTTGCTTAATGTTTTAACCGCTTTTTGACCCGCAATCAAGGTCATTTCTTCTGTTGCGTTATCTAATTTCTTTTGGTCGCCAACAGCTTCGCCAACACCCATGTTTAAAACAATTTTTTCAAGGCGTGGAATTTCCATATCATTTTTATATGAAAACTGTTCACGTAAATTTTTACGCAGCTCGTTTTTATAAAGTGTATAAAGGCGAGCTTCAGATGCCGTTTGAATATTTTCTGACATTCCTCTCTCTCCTAACTTTCAATCACTTCGCCAGTAGCTTTGGCAATACGAACTTTACGACCATCTTCCAGAACTCTAAAACCAACACGCGTTGGTTTTCCAGATTGTGGATCAACGAGCTTCAGATTAGACAAATGAACAGGTTTTTCACGTTCAATAATTCCACCTTGCTCACCCATACGGCTTGGTTTCTTATGGTGCTTTGCAACAGCAACACCACGAACAACGGCTTTATCTTCTGTTGGATTAACAGAAAGAACTTCACCTTTGACCCCTTTATAAGGTCCGGTAATCACGATAACTTGATCACCTTTTTTAATGCGTGCAGCCATTATAGAACCTCCGGAGCTAGGGAGATAATTTTCATAAACTTACGAGCACGCAATTCTCTGACCACAGGTCCAAATATACGCGTCCCAATAGGTTCACTTTGTTTATTAATTAACACAGCTGCATTCTTATCAAAACGAATAGATGTGCCATCAGCACGACGTACAGGATAACTCGTACGTACGATTACAGCCTGATGAACTTCACCTTTCTTTACCTTGCCACGAGGAATAGCCTCTTTGACAGATACGACAATCACGTCGCCGACCGAAGCGGTTTTCCGCTTTGAACCGCCCAGCACCTTAATGCACTGCACCTCTCTTGCGCCTGAATTATCAGCCACGGTAAGGTTGGTCTCGGGATGGATCATGTCTTAAGCCCCCCTTAAACTTTTACGCTGGATACTGATGTTGCTGCCTCAAGAGGAGCACCATTACGAGTAATCACAGCCCATGATTTTCTTTTAGAAATTGGAGGAGATTCAATAATACGAACCATATCCCCAATTTTACATTCATTTAATTCATCGTGCGCCGCATATTTTTTTGAACGACGAATGAATTTTTTATAAAGCGGATGCATAACACGACGAACAACCAGTACAGTTACTGTTTTGTCCATCTTATCGCTTGTCACCCGACCAGTCAGAACGCGCCTTGGCATTGCCCACGAACTCCTTAGGACTTGCTGGTGGATGCAACTGCACCCACGGCGTTTTTGTTTAATTCACCCATGATGGTTTTGATACGTGCAATATCACGACGAATCACACCAACACGGCTGACACCCTCATTTTGACCTGTCGCACGTTGAAAACGTAAGTTGAATTGTTCACGTCGTAGATCAACTAATAACGTTTTTAATTCATCAATGGTTTTGGCGCGCAGATCAGCTGGCTTATATGCCTTTGCCATTCTTAAGCCTCCCCTATGCGGGTTATGAATTTTGTTTTAATTGGCAACTTAGCTGCGCCAAGTGTCAATGCTTCTTTAGCAATCTCAGGTGAAACACCTTCGATCTCAAACAAAATACGACCAGGTTTAACACGAGCAACCCAAAATTCAGGAGATCCTTTACCAGATCCCATACGAACTTCAGCAGGTTTACTTGACACAGGAAGGTCAGGAAATACGCGAATCCATACACGCCCCATACGCTTCATAGCACGAGTGATCGCACGACGTGAAGCTTCAATTTGACGCGCAGTAATACGTTCAGGTTGCAGAGCTTTTAGACCATAAGTACCAAAATTCAACTCTGTCCCACCCTTCGCATTACCATGGATACGACCTTTATGAGCTTTGCGGAATTTAGTCCGCCGCGGAGATAGCATTATTTAATATCCTCATGCGTTGTAATAGTCTTTTATAACTATTAAACTCCAAAAAATCAATTACCGTTGTGGAACTTGATCAGCAGCACGGCGATCTTGTGCTAATGGATCATGAGCCATAATTTCGCCCTTAAAGATCCAAACTTTCACACCACACTTACCGTAAGTTGTTTGTGCTGCTGCAACACCGTAATCAATATCTGCTCTTAATGTATGCAAAGGCACACGTCCTTCACGATACCATTCTACACGAGCAATTTCAGCACCACCTAAACGACCACTACAATTGATACGAATACCTTGTGCACCTAAACGCATTGCTGACTGAACAGCACGCTTCATCGCACGACGGAAAGCAACACGTCTTTCTAACTGTTGTGCAATATTTTCAGCAACAAGAGTTGCATCAATTTCAGGTTTACGAATTTCAACGATGTTTAATGCAACATCTGCATTTGCCATTGTTGCCAATTCTTTACGCAAACCGTCAATATCTTGACCTTTTTTACCGATAACAATACCAGGACGTGCAGCATAAATGGTAACACGAGGTTTCTTAGCTGGACGTTCGATAACAACACGTGAAACACCCGCACCAGCCAATTTTTTACGTAAAAAGTCACGAAGTTTGAAATCTTCAAATAACAATCTCGTATAATCTTGGTCTGCATACCAACGACTATCCCAAGTACGGTTAATACCTAGACGCAAACCAATTGGATTAACTTTTTGACCCATTATTATGCTGCCTTTCCTTCATCGTTGTCATCACGTTCTGCAACTACGATCTTTATGTGACTAAAGAATTTTTCAATTTGTGCTGAACGTCCACGACCTCTTGCATGAAAACGACGCATAACCATAGCTTTACCAACTTCAGCTCTAGATACAACCAAACGGTCAACATCAAGCTGATGGTTATTCTCAGCATTTGCAATAGCACTTTCAAGTATTGTTTTTACTTGTTGAGCAATTCTTCGCTTTGAAAAAGTTAACTTCGCTAATGCTTGAGACACAGGTTCGTTACGAATCAAACCTGCAACTAAATTCAATTTACGCGGACTTGTTCTGATATTACGACCTACTGCTTGAGCTTCGTTTTCAGAAAGTGCACGTGGATGCTTTGGTTTACTCATAACTAGCCCCGCTTTGCTTTCTTATCTGCAGCATGCCCATTGTAAGTACGTGTAGGAGAAAATTCACCGAATTTATGACCTACCATATTTTCACTTACTTGCACTGGCAAAAACTTGTGACCATTATACACACCGAAAACCAAACCAACAAATTGTGGTAAAATGGTTGAACGGCGTGACCAAATTTTAATCACATCATTACGACCAGAAGCACGAGCTGCCTCAGCTTTTTTTAATAAATACCCGTCTACAAACGGGCCTTTCCAGACGGATCTTGCCATCTTTTATTCGCCCCTTTATTTACCTGTCTTACGACGCCGGATGATCAAGCTATCCGTACGTTTGTTGACTCTAGTTTTATAGCCTTTTGTTGGTTTACCCCAAGGAGTAACTGGATGACGACCACCTGAAGTACGACCTTCACCACCACCATGTGGATGGTCAACAGGGTTCATCACAACACCACGGTTATGAGGACGACGTCCTTTCCAACGAGTACGACCAGCTTTACCAAAATGTTGGTTCATATTATCTGGATTAGATACTGCGCCAACAGTTGCCATACATTCACCACGAACCAAACGCAATTCATTAGATTGTAATTTGATTTGTGCGTAACCAGCGTCTTTACCAACTAATTGTGCATATGTTCCAGCAGAGCGAACCAGTTTACCACCAGCACCTTCTTTAAGTTCAATGTTATGCACAATAGTTCCAACAGGAATAGCAGCCAAAGGCATTGCGTTACCAGGTTTCACGTCTACACGTTGACCAGCAACAACAACATCTCCAACTTTCAAACGTTGTGGAGCTAAAATATAAGACAACTCACCATCTTCATACTTAATTAAAGCAATGAAGGCTGTGCGATTTGGATCATATTCTAAACGTTCAACAGTTGCAGGCATATCAAACTTACGACGTTTAAAATCTACGTAACGATAAGATTGTTTATGACCACCACCAATAAAACGAGAGGTAATACGACCATTGTTATTACGACCACCAGTTTTGTTCTTACCTTCAGTAAGAGTTTTAACTGGCTTTCCTTTCCAAAGCTCCTTACGATCAATTAAAATCGTTCCACGAAGACTTGGAGTAACTGGATTAAAATGCTTTAATGCCATTAATTCCTACCTTACGTTTAAGACAGCTTTGTGGTCAAATCAATTGATTGACCTTCAGCAAGCTGAACAAACGCTTTTTTAATATCAGAACGACGCCCTAAACGACCTTTAAATCTTTTAGTTTTACCCTTTAATACAAGAGTATTGACACCCAAAACTTTCACATCAAATAGAGTTTCGATTGCAACTTTAATTTGTGTTTTAGTTGCGTTTGGAGCCACTTTGAAAGCAACCTGATTTTTTTCGGTTAACATAGTTGCTTTTTCAGTAATCAAAGGCGCACGAATGATATTAAACATCGCTTCGCGAGACATTGTTTCTGCTTTGCGACGAAGAGCTAGAATATTTGTCATACTAAGCGCTCCTTTAACCCATCAACTGCAGCACGAGTAATTGCCAAAACATCATGATTTAAAATATCATAAACGTTCGCACCAATCGTAGGAAGAATATCTACAGAGTGAATATTTCTTACTGCGTGACCAAAATTTTCATCAACGGCTGTATCTACGATCAACGCAGAATTCCAACCCAAAACTTTTAATTTTGCAGCCAATTCGGCAGTTTTAGCAACACCATTAGCTTGGTCGATAATCACCAACTTACCTTCTGATAATTTCTGAGACAAAGCAGAAATTAGCCCAAGTCTTCTGACTTGCTTAGGAAGGCTATACCCATGACTACGAACGACTGGACCATGAACAACACCACCAGTACGGAAATGTGGACCACGCAAGGAACCTTGACGTGCATTACCTGTACCTTTTTGACGAAATGGTTTTTTGGTTGTGCCTGAAACTTCACTACGTCCCTTAGCTTTGTGCGTACCAGCACGACGTTTTGCAAGCTGCCAATGAACCACTCTCGCCATAATATCTGCACGAGGTTGAACTTCAAACAACTCAGCAGGAAGAGTGATATTACCAGCACTTCCATTATCGAGGGTTTTGATTTCTACATCCATTTCCCTCAACCTTTCTCTGCTACCGTTGCTAATGCAGCAGGAAATGGTGCATCCGCATGACGGGCTTTCTTGATCGCATCACGTACGAGGACAAAGCCATTCTTTGCACCAGGCACTGAACCTTTTATCATGATCAAATTTTTCTCAACATCTACAGCAGCGACTTCTAAATTTTGAGTGGTAACTCTTTCATCACCCAAATGCCCTGCCATCTTCTTATTTTTAAAAGTTTTACCAGGATCTTGACGATTACCTGTAGAACCATGTGAACGGTGACTAACTGAAACACCATGGGTTGCTTCCAAACCACGGAAATTCCAACGTTTCATCGCACCAGCAAAACCTTTACCTTTACTGGTTCCAGTTACGTCAACTTTTTGACCAGCCACAAAATGTGCAGCAGTCAATGCTGATCCTGATTCAAGCAATGCATCTTCAGAAACTCTAAATTCAACAAGCTTCTGTTTTGGCTCAACTTTTACTCGTGCAAAGTGACCACGGTTTGGTTGGCTAACATTCTTAACCTTAGCTTTACCAATCCCTAACTGAACAGCTGTATAACCGTCACGGTCTTGTGTACGAGTATCTACTACTTGCACTTCATCTAAGTGCAATACAGTGACTGGCACATGTGTGCCGTCCTCTTTGAATAGTCGGGTCATCCCCAACTTTTTTGCGATCAATCCTGTACGCATCGTCTGGACCTTATAGCTTTATCTCGACATCCACGCCAGCGGCGAGGTCAAGTTTCATGAGAGCATCCACGGTCTGCGGGTTAGGCTCAACAATATCTAACAAACGTCGATGAGTTCTAATTTCGAACTGTTCACGACTCTTCTTATCGATATGAGGAGAACGGTTAACTGTAAACCGTTCAATATGCGTTGGTAAAGGAATGGGTCCTCTTACCTGCGCCCCCGTACGCTTCGCTGTATTTACAATTTCTTTGGTGCTGTTGTCAAGCACTCTGTAATCGTAAGCTTTCAGGCGAATACGGATATTTTGGCTTTCCATTTTCTATTTGCCTAATCATAATAACGGATCTAAAAAGCCGACCCTATATAGCAACAAGATTCCCAGCCAGGAAACTGACTGAGAATCCAAACTTAAGAGCTAAAAATTACTCTGTGATTTCAGCAACCACACCAGCTCCAACAGTACGTCCACCTTCACGAATAGCGAAGCGTAGACCTTCATCCATAGCAATTGGTGCAATCAATTCAATATCCATTGCAGCATTATCGCCAGGCATTACCATTTCAATACCTTCTGGTAAATGCACAACACCTGTTACGTCAGTTGTACGGAAGTAGAATTGTGGACGATAATTTGTAAAGAATGGAGTATGACGCCCACCTTCTTCTTTCGTAAGAATATAAGCCTCAGCTTTGAACTTGCTATGAGGTTTAATTGCACCTGGCTTAGAAAGAACTTGACCACGTTCAACATCTTCACGTTTTGTTCCACGAAGAAGCGCACCAATATTATCCCCAGCTTCCCCACGATCAAGAAGTTTACGGAACATTTCAACGCCAGTAACAGTTGTTTTAGTTGTAGGACGAATACCTACAATCTCAACTTCTTCACCAACATTTACTTCACCACGTTCAACACGACCTGTAACAACCGTACCACGACCAGAAATTGAGAAAACATCTTCAATTGGCATCAAGAATGGACGATCAACTGGACGTTCTGGTTGAGGAATATATTCGTCAACAGCTGCCATCAGATCAAGAACGCGGTTTTTGCCTAATTCTACATCACCATCTTCAAGGGCTACTAGTGCAGATCCTTTAATAATGGGGATATCATCACCAGGGAAATCATATGAAGAAAGAAGTTCACGGATTTCCATTTCAACCAATTCAAGAAGTTCTGGATCGTCAACTTGGTCACATTTATTCATGAATACAACCAATGCAGGAACACCAACTTGGCGTGCCAACAAAATGTGTTCACGAGTTTGTGGCATTGGACCATCTGCTGCAGACACAACAAGAATAGCACCATCCATCTGTGCAGCACCGGTAATCATGTTTTTAACATAGTCAGCGTGACCTGGACAGTCAACGTGAGCATAGTGACGTTTTTCAGTTTGATATTCAACGTGAGCTGTTGAAATGGTAATACCACGAGCACGTTCTTCAGGTGCTTTATCAATCATATCATATGCAGTAAATTCTGCACCACCAACTTCTGCCAATACTTTTGTAATAGCAGCCGTTAATGAAGTTTTACCATGATCAACGTGACCAATGGTACCAATATTACAGTGCGGTTTATTCCGCTCAAATTTAGCCTTTGCCATTTTCTCTCTCCGTTACTTGGACAGCCCAAGATTTTCGGTTAAAAGCTTAACCTAAACTTAGTTTACTTACCAGCGATAATGACTGAACGCTTTATTTGCTTCAGCCATACGATGTGTATCTTCACGCTTTTTCACAGCAGATCCACGATTATTCACTGCATCCAACAGTTCGTTAGACAGTCTTTCTTCCATGGTGTTTTCACCACGTTTACGAGACGAATCAATCAACCAACGAATAGCCAACGCCTGACGTCGATCTGCACGAACTTCTACAGGCACCTGATAAGT is a window encoding:
- the rpsE gene encoding 30S ribosomal protein S5; amino-acid sequence: MAREVKEGGRAGRERENDDLVDKLVTINRVAKVVKGGRRFAFAALVVVGDQRGRVGYGSGKAREVPEAIRKATEQAKKSMIRVPMKEGRTLHHDVQGCFGAGKVILRSAEAGTGIIAGGPMRAVFESLGINDVVAKSTGSRNPHNMVKATFDALRHCASPRVVAARRGKKVSEILGRREAPTNAQNAEVVNG
- the rplR gene encoding 50S ribosomal protein L18, which codes for MGTQRELQTRRRRRLRYQLRQKGNGRPRLSVFRSSKNIYAQVIDDVAGKTLAAASSLDVALKGQLKTGADIDAARTVGKLIAERAKAAGLEQVVFDRGSYIYHGRVKALAEAAREGGLAF
- the rplF gene encoding 50S ribosomal protein L6, which gives rise to MSRVGKNPVQIPQGVQVTLVNGNMTIKGKRGELSIPVSEHVETKIEDNQVVVSPKSKAIAARAMWGTTRALVANMVHGVSEGYSKTLEITGTGFRASVQGSNLVMNLGYSHDIVYPIPADIKITTPRPTAVTVEGNDKQRVGQVALDIRNFRKPEPYKGKGVRYDNEVIRRKEGKKK
- the rpsH gene encoding 30S ribosomal protein S8, producing the protein MSLSDPLGDMLTRIRNAQSARHTFCVAPASNLRSNVLEALKREGYIRGYKKEELRKGVCQLRIELKYSDGEPVIKEIQRVSKPGRRVYSKIKELPRVYAGLGVSILSTPCGVLSDVEARAANVGGEVLCRVF
- the rpsN gene encoding 30S ribosomal protein S14, translated to MAKTSAIYRNAKRASMSARDKEKRIALKNIVMDRALPVEDRFDASLKLAQLPRNGSRVRVRLRCKLTGRSRGNYRKFELCRIALRELASTGQIPGMVKSSW
- the rplE gene encoding 50S ribosomal protein L5, encoding MSENIQTASEARLYTLYKNELRKNLREQFSYKNDMEIPRLEKIVLNMGVGEAVGDQKKLDNATEEMTLIAGQKAVKTLSKKAIAGFKIRAGLPIGCKVTLRSRRMYEFLDRLVTIALPRVRDFRGLPANKGFDGNGNFAMGLKEQIVFPEIVYDKVDDVRGMDIIFVTSAKTNEEAKALLKAFSLPFVG
- the rplX gene encoding 50S ribosomal protein L24 → MAARIKKGDQVIVITGPYKGVKGEVLSVNPTEDKAVVRGVAVAKHHKKPSRMGEQGGIIEREKPVHLSNLKLVDPQSGKPTRVGFRVLEDGRKVRIAKATGEVIES
- the rplN gene encoding 50S ribosomal protein L14, whose product is MIHPETNLTVADNSGAREVQCIKVLGGSKRKTASVGDVIVVSVKEAIPRGKVKKGEVHQAVIVRTSYPVRRADGTSIRFDKNAAVLINKQSEPIGTRIFGPVVRELRARKFMKIISLAPEVL
- the rpsQ gene encoding 30S ribosomal protein S17; this translates as MPRRVLTGRVTSDKMDKTVTVLVVRRVMHPLYKKFIRRSKKYAAHDELNECKIGDMVRIIESPPISKRKSWAVITRNGAPLEAATSVSSVKV
- the rpmC gene encoding 50S ribosomal protein L29, translated to MAKAYKPADLRAKTIDELKTLLVDLRREQFNLRFQRATGQNEGVSRVGVIRRDIARIKTIMGELNKNAVGAVASTSKS
- the rplP gene encoding 50S ribosomal protein L16; protein product: MLSPRRTKFRKAHKGRIHGNAKGGTELNFGTYGLKALQPERITARQIEASRRAITRAMKRMGRVWIRVFPDLPVSSKPAEVRMGSGKGSPEFWVARVKPGRILFEIEGVSPEIAKEALTLGAAKLPIKTKFITRIGEA
- the rpsC gene encoding 30S ribosomal protein S3 produces the protein MGQKVNPIGLRLGINRTWDSRWYADQDYTRLLFEDFKLRDFLRKKLAGAGVSRVVIERPAKKPRVTIYAARPGIVIGKKGQDIDGLRKELATMANADVALNIVEIRKPEIDATLVAENIAQQLERRVAFRRAMKRAVQSAMRLGAQGIRINCSGRLGGAEIARVEWYREGRVPLHTLRADIDYGVAAAQTTYGKCGVKVWIFKGEIMAHDPLAQDRRAADQVPQR
- the rplV gene encoding 50S ribosomal protein L22, giving the protein MSKPKHPRALSENEAQAVGRNIRTSPRKLNLVAGLIRNEPVSQALAKLTFSKRRIAQQVKTILESAIANAENNHQLDVDRLVVSRAEVGKAMVMRRFHARGRGRSAQIEKFFSHIKIVVAERDDNDEGKAA
- the rpsS gene encoding 30S ribosomal protein S19 yields the protein MARSVWKGPFVDGYLLKKAEAARASGRNDVIKIWSRRSTILPQFVGLVFGVYNGHKFLPVQVSENMVGHKFGEFSPTRTYNGHAADKKAKRG
- the rplB gene encoding 50S ribosomal protein L2; the protein is MALKHFNPVTPSLRGTILIDRKELWKGKPVKTLTEGKNKTGGRNNNGRITSRFIGGGHKQSYRYVDFKRRKFDMPATVERLEYDPNRTAFIALIKYEDGELSYILAPQRLKVGDVVVAGQRVDVKPGNAMPLAAIPVGTIVHNIELKEGAGGKLVRSAGTYAQLVGKDAGYAQIKLQSNELRLVRGECMATVGAVSNPDNMNQHFGKAGRTRWKGRRPHNRGVVMNPVDHPHGGGEGRTSGGRHPVTPWGKPTKGYKTRVNKRTDSLIIRRRKTGK
- a CDS encoding 50S ribosomal protein L23, which gives rise to MSREAMFNIIRAPLITEKATMLTEKNQVAFKVAPNATKTQIKVAIETLFDVKVLGVNTLVLKGKTKRFKGRLGRRSDIKKAFVQLAEGQSIDLTTKLS
- the rplD gene encoding 50S ribosomal protein L4, encoding MDVEIKTLDNGSAGNITLPAELFEVQPRADIMARVVHWQLAKRRAGTHKAKGRSEVSGTTKKPFRQKGTGNARQGSLRGPHFRTGGVVHGPVVRSHGYSLPKQVRRLGLISALSQKLSEGKLVIIDQANGVAKTAELAAKLKVLGWNSALIVDTAVDENFGHAVRNIHSVDILPTIGANVYDILNHDVLAITRAAVDGLKERLV
- the rplC gene encoding 50S ribosomal protein L3 — its product is MRTGLIAKKLGMTRLFKEDGTHVPVTVLHLDEVQVVDTRTQDRDGYTAVQLGIGKAKVKNVSQPNRGHFARVKVEPKQKLVEFRVSEDALLESGSALTAAHFVAGQKVDVTGTSKGKGFAGAMKRWNFRGLEATHGVSVSHRSHGSTGNRQDPGKTFKNKKMAGHLGDERVTTQNLEVAAVDVEKNLIMIKGSVPGAKNGFVLVRDAIKKARHADAPFPAALATVAEKG
- the rpsJ gene encoding 30S ribosomal protein S10: MESQNIRIRLKAYDYRVLDNSTKEIVNTAKRTGAQVRGPIPLPTHIERFTVNRSPHIDKKSREQFEIRTHRRLLDIVEPNPQTVDALMKLDLAAGVDVEIKL
- the tuf gene encoding elongation factor Tu, producing the protein MAKAKFERNKPHCNIGTIGHVDHGKTSLTAAITKVLAEVGGAEFTAYDMIDKAPEERARGITISTAHVEYQTEKRHYAHVDCPGHADYVKNMITGAAQMDGAILVVSAADGPMPQTREHILLARQVGVPALVVFMNKCDQVDDPELLELVEMEIRELLSSYDFPGDDIPIIKGSALVALEDGDVELGKNRVLDLMAAVDEYIPQPERPVDRPFLMPIEDVFSISGRGTVVTGRVERGEVNVGEEVEIVGIRPTTKTTVTGVEMFRKLLDRGEAGDNIGALLRGTKREDVERGQVLSKPGAIKPHSKFKAEAYILTKEEGGRHTPFFTNYRPQFYFRTTDVTGVVHLPEGIEMVMPGDNAAMDIELIAPIAMDEGLRFAIREGGRTVGAGVVAEITE